GTCAGCTATAGTTTGTGATTAGGAAGCAAATTTTTGGTTGACCGAATCAGTAGGCTAGTGTGTGGTGTCGATAATTTGGtggtggttctctctctctctctctctctctctctctctctctctctctctctctctctctctagcaacaacgccagATGTAGCTCCTTGAATACTAttcacccctccacacacacacaaaatttccTCTATGACAAAAGAGGATAACATAACCTAGCCATTCGTTAAACCTAACTTAACTACTCGTTAAACATAACCTAGCCATTCGTTAACCCTAACTTAACCACTCGTTAAAAATTGTCATGAAAACGATAACCTTAAACAATATCCCCCCCCTTGCTTAGCTAGTAGCTACTAGCCCTCCTAGTAGCTACTAGCCCTCCTAGTAGCTACTAGCCCTCCTAGTAGCTACTAGCCCTCCTCGTAGCAAGGGGACACGAACCCCCCACACAGGCCTTTGACACCATAGAGGATTACCTTTCTTCAAAGAAAGGTGTCGTTGCTTTATGCAAAGAACATTTGCCTAAGAACTTGATTTTTCAACGAATTAAATTTTTTTTGCTGTGAAATTTATAATGAAATATGACTTGCCTACGGGATTGGGTCACCTTTTGAAAACAAAATTATTCATTTCTCATTGAACTTGATAACCTGCACACAGACAGACAAGCAGGCAGGctaagcaggcaggcaggatggctagcaggcaggcaagcaggcaggcagacaggcaggcaggtgtaacacccatgacccccaCCCTTAGAGTTAACacacagggaagccttctccaagaggtcagcccagatgacctctggatcatcttgtatgttgattaaaaattcctgggttagtcttggtcagctagtttcaagtatgtaatatttcatgatactcttgtcaaacattgtaatggaattagactccccagattcttatgtgtaaacatccatggatcttccCCTTtttagccaggtcagaggtcagtcacacacgtaattaataattccCCTCCTTGAAGAGTTGTATGGCGAATGTCAAACAAACTTAATGGCAAAATTCTTGaatgtttgtgcacgtgtggcccgacCTCTTGCATCTTcggtgtaggtagcaacagcaaatctcccccccccccttttttgtgtgtatatatggtcCTGTAGGAGAGGTAGCCAGAGTGCCGGACACCAGGGTCCAGAgtgggtctgtgaagaacatcacacagccagggagagacagagtgaatccaccggacggagagacagaggtcttaaggtaatgtgtgtgatctttgaTACGTTTCCATGTCTGAATTACTTTAACAACTGGCAGtagtgccagtgttagagtagggctTATAGTTGGTGAATTACACAATTTGTTCTAAATCAACTCATTTTAAACTTTCCGTCTGAGTCAATTGCTGGATCCTCTTAGCCTCTGGATATAGTTTGCTAACAACCGTCCCATATTTAATGACAGTTAAAGAAAcaaaaagtactctccaagtcaagcaatgtttcttgccgcgttgcttgatatagttaatGGACAAGGCAGCTGGTGGCAGCGTAGTTAACCCTGTGTAGCATTTTCTTGcaagtgtacctttggttccggtgtaacctttAGTGGTATATCATATGCTCATATTACGTTAAATATAAATACAGTGTTCTAGTAACAAAGTGTTACAAGTGCAACCGGTAGGAAGTGttacttagtgtgtgtgtgtgtttgtgtgtgtatattatatatatgtgtgtatattatatatatgtgtgtatattatatatatatatatatatatatatatatatatatatatatatatatatatatatatatatatatatgtcgtacctagtagccagaacgcacttctcagcctactattcaaggcccgatttgcctaataagccaagttttcatgaattaattgtttttcgactacctaacctacctaacctaacctaacctaactttttctgctacctaacctaacctaacctaaaaagattggttaggttaggttaggtagggttggttaggttcggtcatatatctacgttaattttaactacaataaaaaaaaattgacgtcatacataacgaaatgggtagctttatcatttcataagaaaaaaattagagaaaatatattaattcaggaaaacttggcttattaggcaaattgggccttgcatagtaggctgagaagtacgttctggctactaggtacgacatatatatatatatatatatatatatatatatatatatatatatatatatatatatatatgtcgtacctagtagccagaactcacttctcagcctactatgcgaggcccgatttgcctaataagccaagttttactgaattaatatattttttctattttttttcttatgaaatgataaagctacccatttcattatgtatgaggtcaatttttttttattggagttaaaattaacgtagatatatgaccgaacctaaccaaccctacctaacctaacctaaccaatctttataggttaggttaggttaggtagccgaaaacgttaggttaggttaggtaggttaggttgtcgaaaaaacattaattcatgaaaactaggcttattaggcaaatcgggccttgcatagtaggctgaaaagtgagttctggctactaggtacgacatatatatatatatatatatatatgcaaacaagcctgaatggtccccaggactatatacaactggggtgtgagttttcagttatatatatatatatatatatatatatatatatatatatatatatatatatatatatatatatatatatataggtgtagaTACAGATGTGTATATACAGATATAGgtatatttgcggcgaggtggtggctgacaggtacggccaccatggcctactctgccaaagcacagggggatggcactcgaggcacagtgaagttaacgacatcatcaagaggagcctcaccacagctggatgcccagctgaaagagagccccgttacctaacgccccgtaactctgatgctcttattggtcgcccggatggtatcacagtgaacccctggaagaatggcaagcagttggtatgggactacacgtgcgtatcaaccctggctaacacctacattaaccttagtgttgcacaaccaggtggcgctgccacccacagggaagcagtcaaatcccgtaagtatagagaactggatcaccactacaattttgtccccattgcttctgagacactcggcgcctggggtaaaagtgctaccagttttttgaaggaactgggttctaggctcattgaaacaacaagggaccctagagctgccagctttcttttccagcgcctcagtgtggcgatacagaggggaaatgcacactgcatccagggttcctgcccgccatctgaggagctggaggaactcgacaacctatgataaccatctttgtaacccatatgtaactccttttttgtaacaaagttcaaataaagaaaatatatatgtgtacatacaaaagaatgggggttgtaggagaagataatattagtgttcagtgagaaatcacaaggtctcctctgaatactttttattttcttctccgaggctatgggtccccacattggcaccagaggtggtaccctcacacacacacacatatatatatatatatatatatatatatatatatatatatatatatatatatatatatatatatatatatatatatattagtattccTCAGGCTACTCTACTCTACTCCCACTTACTCTCTCCTTCTGCTCCTTCCTACCCCCCTCCTTACTATCCCCTTTCCCTCGTTTTCTGTTGCCCCACAGACGAGTTCCCCGTCCCCGTTTTCTAATCATGCCCACCTATCCACCCATcctcatccctccttcccttaTTCCTTCCTCCCCTCCTCTGTTGTACTTCTCACCATCAAATATAGTCTAGGATACAATAATATTTAGTGTACAACTTTAGTAGTGTTTTGTTATAagtggtaatgtgtggtgttacAAATGAGTAGTGTGTTATATTATTAGTTTATATTTATAGTGGGGttacacaggcaggcaggcaggcaggctaggcagggcaggcaggcaggcaggcaggcaggcaggtaggtaggcaggcaggcaggcaggcaggcaggcaggcaggctaggcagggcaggcaggcaggctaggcaggcaggcaggcaggcaggcaggtaggcaggcaggcaggcaggcaggctaggcagggcaggcaggcaggcaggcaggcaggcaggcaggcaggctaggcaGGGCAGGCTAGGCAGGGCAGGCTAGGCAGGGCAGGCtaggcagggcaggcaggcaggcaggcaggcaggcaggcaggcaggcaggcaggcaggcaggctaggcagggcaggcaggcaggcaggcaggcaggcaggcaggcagggcaggctaggcagggcaggcaggcaggcaggtaggcaggcaggcaggcaggcaggcaggcaggcaggcaggcaggcaggcaggcaggcaggcaggcaggcaggcaggcaggcaggcagggcaggcaggctaggcagggcaggcaggcaggcaagccaaGCAGGCAGACCAAGCAGGCCAGGTAGGGAGACAGGCCAGGTAGGGAGACAGGCCAGGTAGGGAGACAGGCCAGGTAGGGAGACAGGCCAGGTAGGGAGACAGGCCAGGTAGGGAGACAGGCCAGGCAGGCAGACCAAGCAGGCCAGGTAGGGAGACAGGCCAGGCAGGCAGACCAAGCAGGCCAGGTAGGGAGACAGACCAAGACAGGCAAGGCAGACAGACCAAGCAGACAGACAGGCCAgacaggcaggccaggcaggcagccagagGCAGACAGACAAGCCAGACAGCAGACACCACAGCAGGAAGCGGTCACCACAGCAACACGTGTTCAATACACGACCCGCGGAGCCCTCGGCCACCAGCACCAAATTAACGACCcatcatcaacatacatattttAATCCCTTCAGCCAATAACAGcgtgaagagggggggagggggagcgggTATAACGAGGCTATATAGCTATACCTCCCAACACACAACGTAACCACAACGTTCACTATATGACCTAAAAACGCAataagcttaaaaaaaaaaagagtattgATGGACCATTTTCTGCCTTTACCACTCTCCAAGGCCATTTACCAATCAACGCAAAATGCAAATGGTCGGCGGCCTTTCACACGAATttacaccaataaatatatacacaagGTAACCGAGATGCATTCTAGAGATGCTGGAAAAGGTGAACAGAAGAggtaggtggaaggaggaggtaaGAAAAGGGGAGAGAGATAAGCAGAGATGAAGAATTCAATTTATAAGATAACGACCGAGCTAAGGAAAAAAATAAGATAGATTTGGAGATCTGTTTGCATCCAAGTACCGACTGTCAGCTAAAAGGTTCCATTGTCAGCCAAAAGGTACCACAGTCAGCCAAAAGGTTCCATTGTCAGCCAAAAGGTTCCACTGTCAGCCAAAAGGTTCCACTGTCAGCCAAAAGGTTCCACTGTCAGCCAAAAGGTTCCACTGTCAGCCAAAAGGTTCCACTGTCAGCCAAAAGGTTCAACTGTCAGCCAAAAGGTTCCACTGTCAGCCAAAAGGTTCCACTGTCAGCCAAAAGGTTCCACTGTCAGCCAAAAGGTTCCACTGTCAGCCAAAAGGTTCCACTGTCAGCCAAAAGGTTCCACTGTCAGCCAAAAGGTTCCACTGTCAGCCAAAAGGTTCCATTGTCAGCTAAAAGGTTCCACTGTCAGCCAAAAGGTTCCACAGTCAGCCAAAAGGTTCCATTGTCAGCTAAAAGGTTCCACTGTCAGCCAAAAGGTTCCACAGTCAGCCAAAAGGTACCATTGAAAAATAATATTAAAGAAACATGAAAAAATTTTCATGTCCCTTCAGAGTCATAAGAAAGAACATGCAGCGGTAATGATGGGAAGGAAAGGGAGAGGAGAAAAGGGAAGGGATGATTTGGAACGGTGGAAAGGGTGGTGATGAAGGGGCacaaccatccatccatcccgttCCTATGGTAACTCATCCCCTCACTCATTAATGTGAATATATAAAGCATTTATATTTAATAaaagttcctttttttttttgcatgcgtATCCGGTATTTGGGTTCATAATTGTAGACCGTATTAAAAAAAAGACAAACTATGCAACAGATAGTCATCatactaccactaccagtcaccactaccagtcaccagtggtcaaacaaccactactaccaccatcagaaGTAGCAAACCATGCATGTAGAGAATAATGCCAGTGCCACCGGCCATGCCTTTAACATGGGTTGTTCATTGttattaaagattcgctacctagaacaaaaagttccaagtagcacgggctatggtgagccccgtagggTGGTAGTACCGTGTCGTTTCTGTCCTGTATAGAACGTCGCGTTTCGTTCGTATGTGTTacctaagggtaaaaaaaattgtGCTAGAAAAggatagcggctcgcgaaagtgacgtacgtacgttatcttgaggttatcttgagatgatttcggggctttagtgtccccgcggcccggtcctcgaccaaccaggcctccacccccaggaagcagcccgtgacagctgactaacacccaggtacctattttactgctaggtaacaggggggcataggatgaaagaaactctacccattgtttctcacctggGATCATACCCagggaccacaggaccacaagtccagcgtgctgtccgctcggccgaccggctacctatgtacgtacgtacatacagacccgatttctgttttaggtcctctggtaggttggaCCTCTTCACTTAACACCTtaacccctcccctacccccccccccccaggagggcCAAGACCCCCACAGCAGTGCCAACACAACCTCCCAACCAACCAATATCGCCTACTTAAATACCGGCTTATTGAAATTTGGCACTGCAATTTTCGTTCTTGGATGGCACTTGTTCTATTCCGACTGCGGCAGATTAGAGCGCCATTCAATTCCAGATTTCATCCAAATTGGCCGCTGGCCTCTCCAGTGGCGCGGAGCGTCGTCGGGGGGCGGCCATATTGCtgtgagagaggaaggaggagggatgcAACATTGCACATGCAAGTGGTGTTTGCAACAAGGTGGCCCGCCCACTGGTCCGCCTACTGGCCCGCCTACTGGCCCGCCCACTGGCCCGCCCACTGGCCCGCCCACTGGCTAtgtccaccctcctcctctctctctctctctcttcctccgtctctctctctctctggtagcGGGGCGGAAAGATCATGGGGCTAACAAGTGTACCTGTGGCCATTTTGCCAGTAGTTCTAGGGTTGTTGACGCCAATAACAGCGACTCACAGCCACACAAACACTCGTCACAGCGCCACAAACACCCGTCACATCAACACAACCACCCGTCACAGCATCACAACCACCCGTCACAGCATCACAAACACCCGTCACATCAACACAACCACCCGTCACAGCATCACAAACACCCGTCACAGCATCACAAACACCCGTCACATCAACACAACCACCCGTCACAGCGTCACAGTCACAGCATCACAAACACCAGTCACATCAACACAACCACCCGTCACAGCGTCACAGTCACAGCATCACAAACACCCGTCACAGCGTCACAGTATCACAACCACCCGTCACAGCATCACAAACACCCGTCACAGCGTCACAAAGTCACAGCATCACAAACACCCATCACAGCATCACAAACACCCGTCACAGCGTCACAAACACCCGTCACAGCGTCACAAACACCCGTCACAGCGTCACAGTCACAGCATCACAAACACCCGTCACAGCATCACAAACACCCGTCACAGCATCACAAACACCCATCACAAACCCCCGTCACAGCATCACAAACCCCGTCACAGCAGCACAAACCCCCGTCACAGCAGAACAAACCCCCGTCACAGCGCCACAAACCCCCGTCACAGCGTCACAAACCCCCGTCACAGCGTCACAAACCCCCGTCACAGCATCACAAACCCCCGTCACAGCATCACAAACCCCCGTCACAGCGTCACAAACCCCCGTCACAGCGTCACAAACCCCCGTCACAGCGTCACAAACCCCCGTCACAGCGTCACAAACCCCCGTCACAGCAGCACAAACCCCCGTCACAGCATCACAAACCCCCGTCACAGCATCACAAACCCCCGTCACAGCGTCACAAACACCCGTCACAGCATCACAAACACCCGTCACAGCATCACAAACACCCGTCACAGCATCACAAACCCCCGTCACAGCATCACAAACACCCGTCACAGCGCCACAAACACCCGTCACAGCAGCACAAACACCCGTCACAGCACCTCTCGATGTTGCTGTATCTACACTGTAAAAAACTTTCACTTCACAATGCCACTACTCTAGTGTTTACAAAACACTGTATTCATCATTCACTCCAGTTGTAAAAAATGCCCGGCTTTCATTTACAAGTTTTTTTTATACCCCCAAAAAAATCAATCGCTAATGGTCATAATTTTGGCTCGAAACAGTATTTGATTTACCTCATTTCCAAAACTTAATAATATGcactttaattattttttttccgcTATTGcattgaaattaaaaaaaaagacaatatgaggggaaaaaaaaaagatttgtTTGAAAAAAGGCGCATCACCCATTATTCAAAATTGGAACTCCCCCatatgtgagggagggggggggggcacatatGGGGGGGAGAGGTATACATATGGGGGGGAGAGGTATACATATATGGCAACAAGGGGTTGATAGGTTGTGTTGCAATGCGGTGGAAAGGAGCTTTCAGTATCAGTTGCAAGAAGGTTGTGTATTTTTGTCAGCTGCCTGCATGTTATGGTGTGTTTTTGTAAGCTGCCTGAATGTTGTGACGTGTTTTTGTCAGCTGCCTGCATGTTACGGTGTGTTTTTGTAAGCTGCCTGCATGTTACGGTGTGTTTTTGTAAGCTGCCTGCATGTTGTGACGTTTTTGTAAGCTGCCTGCATGTTACGGTGTGTTTTTGTAAGCTGCCTGCATGTTGTGACGTTTTTGTAAGCTGCCTGCATGTTATGGTGTGTTTTTGTAAGCTGCCTGCATGTAACGGTGTGTTTTTGTCAGCTGCCTGCATGTTACGGTGTGTTTTTGTCAGCTGCCTGCATGTTACGGTGTGTTTTTGTCAGCTGCCTGCATGTTACGGTGTGTTTTTGTCAGCTGCCTGCATGTTACGGTGTGTTTTTGTCAGCTGCCTGCATGTTACGGTGTGTTTTTGTCAGCTGCCTGCATGTTACGGTGTGTTTTTGTCAGCTGCCTGCATGTTACGGTGTGTTTTTGTCAGCTGCCTGCATGTTACGGTGTGTTTTTGTAAGCTGCCTGCATGTTACGGTGTGTTTTTGTCAGCTGCCTGCATGTTACGGTGTGTTTTTGTCAGCTGCCTGCATGTTACGGTGTGTTTTTGTAAGCTGCCTGCATGTTATGGTGTGTTTTTGTAAGCTGCCTGCATGTTACGGTGTGTTTTTGTCAGCTGCCTGCATGTTGTGACGTGTTTTTGTCAGCTGCCTGCATGTTACGGTGTGTTTTTGTCAGCTGCCT
Above is a window of Procambarus clarkii isolate CNS0578487 chromosome 3, FALCON_Pclarkii_2.0, whole genome shotgun sequence DNA encoding:
- the LOC123760960 gene encoding uncharacterized protein → MHSRDAGKGEQKRLERHSIPDFIQIGRWPLQWRGASSGGGHIARLTATQTLVTAPQTPVTSTQPPVTASQPPVTASQTPVTSTQPPVTASQTPVTASQTPVTSTQPPVTASQSQHHKHQSHQHNHPSQRHSHSITNTRHSVTVSQPPVTASQTPVTASQSHSITNTHHSITNTRHSVTNTRHSVTNTRHSVTVTASQTPVTASQTPVTASQTPITNPRHSITNPVTAAQTPVTAEQTPVTAPQTPVTASQTPVTASQTPVTASQTPVTASQTPVTASQTPVTASQTPVTASQTPVTASQTPVTAAQTPVTASQTPVTASQTPVTASQTPVTASQTPVTASQTPVTASQTPVTASQTPVTAPQTPVTAAQTPVTAPLDVALALIYAAISQLAFTHAAVFQLALIDATISQLAFTHAAVFQLAFIHAAVFQLAFIHAPTSQLAFTHAAVFQLALKDGNVYHY